DNA from Streptomyces sp. NBC_01260:
TTTGGATCAACGGTGCGTTCAGCGCGGGGAAGACCAGCGCCGCGCGCGAACTGATCGATCTGATCCCGAACAGCACCTTCTACGACCCTGAACTGACCGGCGCGGGGCTGCGGTATCTGCTGCCCCAGAAGAAGCTCGCCGAGGTGACCGACTTCCAGGACCTGCCGATCTGGCGGCGTCTGGTGGTGGACACCGCGGCAGCCCTGCTCGCCGAGGTCGGTGGGGTACTGGTGGTGCCGATGACGCTGCTGCGACAGGAGTATCGCGACGAGATCTTCGGAGGGCTCGCCTCCCGGCGCATTCCGGTGCGCCATGTGCTGCTCTCACCCGAGGAAACGATCCTGCGGAAACGGATCGCCGACCGAGTGGAAGACGACGATGATCCCGAGCGCAGCGAACAGGTCCGGCAGTGGGCGTACGAGCATATCGGACCCTACCGGTCGGCGCTCGACTGGATCACCGGGGACGCCCACACCATCGACAACAGCGCGCTCACCCCGCAGGAGACCGCCGAACTGATAGCCGAGGCCCTGCACACGGGGGCGGCGCCGGCCTGCGAGATCGTGCAGACACCCGACCCGACCGCGGAGACGGTCGCGGCCGGAGTGCTGCTCTTCGACGAGGACGGCCGGGTCCTGCTCGTCGACCCCACCTACAAACCCGGCTGGGAGTTCCCCGGCGGCGTCGTGGAGTCCGGTGAGGCCCCGGCGCAGGCCGGGATCAGGGAGGTCGCCGAGGAGATAGGGATACAGCTCGAACAGGTGCCGAAACTGCTCGTCATCGACTGGGAGGCGCCCGAGCCGCCCGGATACGGTGGGCTGCGGCTGATCTTCGATGGCGGCCTGCTGCCGGGCCGGGACGCCGAGCGGCTGATGCTGCCCGGCTCCGAACTGCGCGGCTGGCGGTTCGTCACCGAGGCGGAGGCGGCCACCATGCTGCCCCCCGCGCGGTACGAACGGCTGCGCTGGGCGCTGCGGGCCCGCGAACAGTCAGCCGTGTTCAATCTGGAGGCCGGAGTCCCGGTCGGCTGAGGCGCGCAGTACCGCGGCGGTGCCGGCGGTGACGGGATCGCCGTGTCCGAAGCAGACCGTGGCCGGCTCCAGCGCCGCCAGCCGCCGGAACGAGGCCACGGCCTGCTCGCGGTCGATGTTGAACACGCCCAGCATGACCCGGCCCACGCCGGCCACGCAGTCCCCGGTGAACAGCACCCCGTGCGCGGGAAGATGGAGACCGATGGAGCCCGGGGTGTGGCCGGGGGAGTGGATCACCGTCGCACCGCCGCCGAAGTCGATCATCGAACCGTCACAGAGCTCGCGGTCGACCCGGGTCGGAGGGGCCACGGGTACGGTCAGCCCGTGCTCGTACAACGGAACCTCCCAGTCGAGCAGCACCGGGTCGCCGATCTCCTCCTCGCCCCGGATCACCGGCGCGTCGAGCCGGTGCGCCAGAATCTCGGCGCCGTGGCGGTCGGCGAGCTCCTGGGCGGCGCCGTAGTGGTCGCGATGGCCGTGCGTGATGACGATGCGGGAGATCCGGGCGGGGTCCAGACCGAGGCCGCGCACCGCGTTCTCGATGGCGGGCGCGGCGTTGATGTCGCCCGCGTCGATCAGGGTCAGCTCCGTCCCGTCACGCCAGAGGTAGGCCTGACCGATCGGGAAACGGAACATGTGCAGCTGGGGAAGTACTTCGACGAGATCCATGCGGCGAACGTACGCAGCGGCGGGCGTCCGCCGCACGGATCTACGCTCTGGGCGTGCTTCGCTCAACGCGTAGCGGCGACGGGCCGCTACGCGTTGAGCAGGCCCGGTCCGCCAGGACACGGGCCGTGCTGCTCAGGCCTTCCCGGAGGCGGCGTAGTTCTGCAGGAACAGCGCCTCGGCCACCGACATCCGCTCCAGCTCCTGGGGCGACACGCTCTCGTTCACCGCGTGGATCTGCGCCTCGGGCTCGCTCAGCCCGATCAGCAGGATCTCGGCCTCCGGGTACAGCACGGAGAGCGCGTTGCAGAGCGGGATCGAGCCGCCCATCCCGGAGGACTGCATCTCCTCGCCGGGGTACGCGACCCGCATGGCATCCGCCATCGCCGTGTACGCCGGGCTGGAGACGTCGGCGCGGAACGGCTGCCCCTGGCCCACCTGCTCGACCGAGACCCTGGCGCCCCACGGGGCGTGCGACCGCAGATGCGCGGTGAGCAGCTTCGTCGCCTCGTCGGCGTCGCTGCCCGGCGGCACCCGAAGGCTGATCTGTGCCCGCGCGCCGGCCTGCACCGAGGGCGTCGCGCCGACGACCGGCGGGCAGTCGATGCCGATCACGGTGACGGCCGGTCGCGCCCAGATCCGGTCCGCGACCGTACCCGTGCCGATCAGTCCGACACCGTTGAGCACCTTCGCGTCCTGGCGGAACTCGGCCTCGGGGTACTGGAGACCGTCCCACTTCGCATCGGCGGTGAGGCCGTCGATGGTCGTCGTGCCGTCCGCGGCGCGCAGCGACGCGAGCAACTGGATCATCGCAGCCAGCGCGTCGGGCGCGGCGCCGCCGAACTGCCCGGAGTGCAGGTTCCCTTCGAGGGTGTCGAGCTGCACCCGCAGCATCGTCATCCCGCGCAGGGTCGAGGTGACCGTGGGCAGACCGGCCCGGAAGTTGCCGGTGTCGCCGATCACGACGGTATCGGCGGCGAGCAGCTCCGGATGCGCCTGCGCGTACTGCTCCAGACCTCCGGTGCCCTGCTCCTCCGAGCCCTCGGCGATCACCTTCACGGAGACCGGCACCCCGCCGTTCGCCTTGAGGGCGCGCAGCGCGAGGAGGTGCATGATGAAGCCGCCCTTGCAGTCGGCCGAGCCCCGGCCGAACCAGCGGCCGTCACGTTCCGTCAGCTCGAACGGCGGGGACAGCCAGGCGGACTCGTCGAGCGGCGGCTGCACGTCGTAGTGCGCGTAGAGCAGCACGGTGGG
Protein-coding regions in this window:
- a CDS encoding NUDIX hydrolase — its product is MVVWINGAFSAGKTSAARELIDLIPNSTFYDPELTGAGLRYLLPQKKLAEVTDFQDLPIWRRLVVDTAAALLAEVGGVLVVPMTLLRQEYRDEIFGGLASRRIPVRHVLLSPEETILRKRIADRVEDDDDPERSEQVRQWAYEHIGPYRSALDWITGDAHTIDNSALTPQETAELIAEALHTGAAPACEIVQTPDPTAETVAAGVLLFDEDGRVLLVDPTYKPGWEFPGGVVESGEAPAQAGIREVAEEIGIQLEQVPKLLVIDWEAPEPPGYGGLRLIFDGGLLPGRDAERLMLPGSELRGWRFVTEAEAATMLPPARYERLRWALRAREQSAVFNLEAGVPVG
- a CDS encoding dipeptidase gives rise to the protein MTAHPISETIASLMPRAKAELTELVAFQSVADPAVYPRSECDAAAEWVAGALRDEDFQDVALLDTPDGSRSVYGYLPGPAGAPTVLLYAHYDVQPPLDESAWLSPPFELTERDGRWFGRGSADCKGGFIMHLLALRALKANGGVPVSVKVIAEGSEEQGTGGLEQYAQAHPELLAADTVVIGDTGNFRAGLPTVTSTLRGMTMLRVQLDTLEGNLHSGQFGGAAPDALAAMIQLLASLRAADGTTTIDGLTADAKWDGLQYPEAEFRQDAKVLNGVGLIGTGTVADRIWARPAVTVIGIDCPPVVGATPSVQAGARAQISLRVPPGSDADEATKLLTAHLRSHAPWGARVSVEQVGQGQPFRADVSSPAYTAMADAMRVAYPGEEMQSSGMGGSIPLCNALSVLYPEAEILLIGLSEPEAQIHAVNESVSPQELERMSVAEALFLQNYAASGKA
- a CDS encoding MBL fold metallo-hydrolase, whose translation is MDLVEVLPQLHMFRFPIGQAYLWRDGTELTLIDAGDINAAPAIENAVRGLGLDPARISRIVITHGHRDHYGAAQELADRHGAEILAHRLDAPVIRGEEEIGDPVLLDWEVPLYEHGLTVPVAPPTRVDRELCDGSMIDFGGGATVIHSPGHTPGSIGLHLPAHGVLFTGDCVAGVGRVMLGVFNIDREQAVASFRRLAALEPATVCFGHGDPVTAGTAAVLRASADRDSGLQIEHG